A stretch of Triticum aestivum cultivar Chinese Spring chromosome 1D, IWGSC CS RefSeq v2.1, whole genome shotgun sequence DNA encodes these proteins:
- the LOC123179737 gene encoding two-component response regulator ORR42-like, whose protein sequence is MASSLKALLVEDTAVDRMVLSFMLRKFHCEVILAKNGKEDVDMFLEGNKFDIVVCDKDMPIMTGPEAIKKIRAMGATDVKIVGVSADDNAMEAFMSAGADDFVPKPMRLEVLGPMIQEVINVKNN, encoded by the exons ATGGCATCATCCCTCAAGGCACTGCTTGTTGAGGATACTGCGGTTGACAGAATGGTTCTCTCCTTCATGCTACGCAAATTTCACTGTGAGGTCATCCTGGCTAAGAATGGGAAAGAAGATGTTGATATGTTCCTTGAGGGTAACAAGTTTGACATTGTTGTGTGTGATAAGGACATGCCCATAATGACTGGTCCTGAG GCAATCAAGAAGATCCGTGCTATGGGAGCCACCGATGTGAAGATCGTCGGGGTGTCCGCTGATGATAACGCCATGGAGGCCTTCATGAGTGCCGGTGCTGATGACTTTGTGCCCAAACCAATGAGGCTTGAGGTTCTCGGGCCTATGATTCAGGAGGTCATCAACGTGAAGAATAATTAG